GCTGCAGGTGCGCTTCGGTTTCCTCGACGCAGTCGTGCTGGATCTCTTCGCCGGCTCCGGCGCCCTGGGTCTCGAGGCCGCCAGCAGGGGAGCGCAGACCGTGCACCTGGTGGAGGACAACGCCCGGGCCTGCGAGGTGATCCGCCACAACATCGGCGTGGTCGGCCACGACGACGTGCGCCTGCACGAGATGAAGGCCTCGACCTACCTCGCCACCGCCCCCGACGACCACTTCGACATGGTGCTGGCGGACCCGCCCTATGAGCTGGCGGACGACGCCGTGACCGACATGCTGCACGCGCTCGTGCGCACGCTTCGCGACGGCGCGGCGGTCGTCGTCGAGCGCCACGTACAGTCGCCGGAGACGGACTGGCCGGCAGGATTCACCCCCACCGGCCAGAAGCTGAAGAAACGCACGTTCGGCATCGCCCGCATGGACATGGCCACCTACGAAAGGACGTCGGAGAATGAATGAGTCACGAACGGTGGTCTGCCCGGGTTCCTTCGACCCGGTGACCAACGGCCACCTGGACATCTTCACCCGCGCCGCAGAACAGTTCGACCGCGTCATCATCCTGGTCACCGGCAACCCCGCGAAGAAGTCCGGCCTGTTCAGCGTGGACGAGCGTAAGGAGCTCATCGCGGACGTCACCTCGCATCTTCCCAATGTCACCGTCGACCACTGGGCGGGCCTGCTGGTGGACTACACCACGGCCCACCGGGTGACCGCCCTGGTCAAGGGTCTGCGTTCGTCGCTCGACTATGACTACGAGCAGCCGATGGCGCAGATGAACAGGCGCCTGTCGGGCGTCGACACGTTTTTTGTCATGACCGACGAGAAGTTCGGTTATGTCTCCTCCTCGCTGTGCAAGGAGGTGGTGAAGTACGGCGGCGACATCACCGGGCTGGTGCCGGACGTGGTGCTGGCGGCCATGAAACAGAAGTTCCGTGCCCAATGACGATGGCGATTCTCTTCGTCACCGTCCTCGTCGGCGCGCTGCTGCAGCGTGTCTCGGGCATGGGCCTCGGGCTCATCGCCTCGCCGGTTCTAATGCTGCTGTTCGGGCCGATCGAGGGCATCCTCATCGTTAATCTGCTGGCGATGATCAACGCGGGCGCCTCGACGCTGACGCTGTGGCGCGACGTCGACTTCAAGATTCTCGCCGTCATCGGCCCCGCCCTCATCGCGGGCATCATCCCCGGCTCATTCCTTGTCCGCGAGCTGCCCACGGACCCGCTGCTCATCCTCGTCGGGCTCCTGCTGCTCCTCGCCCTGGGCGTGGTCACGGTGGGCAAGAGGTTTGTCCCGCCTATCGACGGCCGTCTGCCCGCCGCAGTCGCCGGTGTCATCGGCGGGTTCATGAACACCCTCGCCGGTGCCGCCGGGCCGGCGATCACCGTTTATGCGCAGGCGGCGCGGTGGGATCAGCGACGTTACGCCGCGACCCTGCAGCCGGTCTTCTTCATCGCCGGACTGGGATCGTTCTCCATCAAGCTGCTGCTGGGTGCGGCGAGCTTCGGTTCCGTGGACCTGCTGGTCTGGCCGGTGGGGATCGTCGCCCTGGCGCTGGGCCTGTTCACGGGGGTGCGGGTCGCGCCGCGGGTGCCCAAACCTACGGGCCGGGCCATCGCGCTCTCGCTCGCGGGCCTGGGTGGTCTGACCGCCGTGGTCCGGGGCGTGCTGGGAATGATGAACTAGCAGGTCAGAGGTAGTGTCCAGGGGGTGTTTTATGCTGCACGGTGTTAGCGAACATCTGTTCCATTCCTCGGGGGAAAACCACCATGCTCGACGTACTCACGGACACCAGCCGACTCGCCGATACCGACCTCATCACACTCCTGCAGTCCACACATGTGGACTCGAACCGCCACTTTGCGGCCTTCCTGGTCTCGCTCGCGGAGTTTGACCGCCGCGGGTTCGGGCTGCGCGCCGGCGCGTCATCGACCGCCGCCTGGCTGGACCGGACCCTCGGTATCGCGCGGTCCACCAGCTACGGCTACCTGCACACCTCGCGGGTGCTCGCCGACTTCCCGCTGCTCACCGACAGGTTCCTCGCCGGGGAACTGTCCTACTCCAAGGTGCGCCTGCTGGAGCGCCATCTCACTGAGGACAACGAGGCCGATCTCGTCGCGCTGGCGCTACGCCTGACCTACCACGAACTTCGTTTGGCTCTGGCCGGGCGAGGAAGCGCTCCCGAGGGCCCGGCAAAGGATCGCTTGACCATCCGGATCGACGAGCATGGGCGCTACCTGCTCGAGGCCAACCTTTCCCCGGCCCTCGGGGCGCAGCTGGCGGCGGCCCTGAAACTCGGTGAGCTGGCCAGCCGGCGCGATATCGCCGAGATCGACCGGGAGCGCCTGGCCGACGATGAGCAGCTCAGCGGCCTATTGGACGAGACCCCCGCCGCCACCCGCTTCGGCCAGGCCTCCGATGCACTCTCGGGCTTCATCGGGATGATGAACCTGGCGCGGTCCTCGACCTCCAGCGCCCAACGCGCGCCCGGTGCCCAGGTACAGGTGGTGATGACCGAGGACGGCCACGCCTTCCTTCCTGGCAATCCTGCCGCGCCAGCGGCTGCGCTCAGCGGTCTCATGGGCAACGCCGACTTCCGGGGCCACCTGCTTGATGCCAGGGGAGTGCACCTCAAGATGGGCCGCAGGCGAAGGGTGGTCAACGGAGGCCAGGAATTGGCCCTGCTGGTGTCCTGGCTGTTCCAGTGCGCGACCCCGGGGTGCAGTCACACCCGGTTCCTCCAGTTCCACCACATCCGGGACTGGGCCCGGGGTGGACTGACGGATTGTGAGAACCTCATCCCGCTGTGCTCCAGGTGTCATTCCATGTTCGCTACGGGGGAGCTACGGCTGGCGCATCACCCCACGGACGCGCACCGCCTGGTGTTCGGATTCCCGGACGGATCGACATTCGTCTCTCGCAACCGTGGCCTTCCGCAACGGGACGACCGGGCGAAGCTACCGGCTATCGAGGAGCCGGAGTACCGCGAGTGGGGAGAAGGCTTCGACGAGTCCACAAGTGTGGACTCTCCGGCATGAGTGGGGCAGCGTCCCGCTGAACCGGAGGACCTACTTCAGCAGGGTCGACAGGAAGGACTGCGTGCGGGGCTCGCGGGGGTTGCCCAGCAGCTCGTCCGGGGTTCCGCGCTCGACGACGACGCCGGCGTCCATGAACACGACGTCGTCGGCGACCTCGCGGGCGAAACCCATCTCGTGGGTGACCACGAGCATGGTCATGCCGCGAGCGGCGAGGTCCTTCATCACCTGGAGTACGTCGCCGACCAGCTCGGGGTCCAGCGCGGAGGTGGGCTCGTCGAAAAGCATGAGCTTGGGTTCCATGGCCAGGGCGCGCGCGATGGCGATGCGCTGCTGCTGGCCGCCGGAGAGCTGCATGGGGAAGGCGTCCGCCTTGTGGGCGAGGCCGACCTGCTCGAGCAGATCCATGCCCTGCTTCCTTGCCTCATCGGGCTTCACTCCCTTGACCTGGACGGGAGCCTCCATGATGTTCTCCAGCGCGGTGCGGTGGGGGAAGAGGTTGAACTGCTGGAACACCATGCCGATGTCCGCGCGCTGGCGGGCCGCGTCCTTCTCAGAGATCTCGTGGAGCACGCCCTCCTTCTCGCGGTAACCCACGAGGTCGCCGTCGACGTAGAGCCGGCCGGCGTTGACCTTCTCCAGGTGGTTGACGCAGCGCAGCATGGTGGACTTGCCCGATCCGGAAGGGCCGATGAGACAGGTGACGGTGCCTTTGGGCACCTGGAGGTCGATGCCCTTGAGCACGTCGAGGCGGCCGAAGGACTTCCACACCTGCTGGGCGTCGATCATGAGGTTCTCGGTCATGGCTTAGTTGCCCCTCTGGTAGTTGTTCTCCGGGATGACGGTGACGTTGCGGGGGACGCTGCCCTCCGCGTCGGCCAGCGTGGCGAGCTGCCGGCCGGTGAGCTCGCGGGTGGAGCCGCGCTCGAAGTACTTCTCCAGGTAGTGCTGGCCGATCATGAGCACCGAGGTGATGGCCAGATACCAGGTGGCGGCGACGAGCAGCAGCGGGACCGGCTCGAAGAGCGAGGCCGCGATGTCCGTGGAGCGGCCGTAGAGCTCGTGCGAGTAGGGGATGGCCACGACCAGGGAGGTGGTCTTGAGCATGGAGATGAGTTCGTTGCCCGTGGGCGGGATGATGATGCGCATCGCCTGCGGCAGGACCGTGCGACGCATGGTCATGCCCCAGCCCATGCCCAGCGCCTTGGAGGCCTCGAGCTGGCCCGCGGGGACCGAGGAGACGCCGGAGCGCACGATCTCGGCCATGTAGCCGGCCTCGTTGAAGCCCAGGCCGAGGAAGGCGAGGACGAAGGCGCTGGAGAGGACGTTCTCCAGCGACACCTCGGTGAATCCGAGGTTGATACTTTGATAAATTGCCCCGAGCAGGCCCCAGAACACCAGCTGCACGTAGATCGGGGTGCCGCGGAAGATCCACAGGTAGACCCACGCGATGCCCCGGAACACCGGATTGGGGGACATGCGCATGACCGCGAGCAGGACACCACCGACCACGCCGATGATCATGGCCAGGATGGTCAGCGCGATGGTGTGCAGGGCGGCCGTCGCGACGCGGGTGTCCAGCAGGTACTGCCGGTAGGTGTCCCAGCCGTAGGCCTCGCGGCCGAGGGCGTCGACGGCGAACAGCACGGCCAGCGCGAGCAGGACAAACGCGAAGATCCAGCGGCCGGGGTGGCGCAGGGGCTTGGCCTCAATGCGCTCGGGACGCTCAGGGCGCCCATGCTGCTCGAGCCGGGTTGCGGGAGTAGTCATTTAGGAAAGTCCTTCCACGGGCTGTTCGTTGATCATCGCTTCGTCGATGAGGCCGTCCTCGATGCCCCACTGCGCCAGAATGTCCCGGTACGCACCGGTGTCGATGAGGTACTGCAGGGCCGCGGCAGCAGCCGGGCCGAGAGCGGAGTCCTTGTTCACCGCGAACCCGTAGGGCGCGGCCATGCTCAGGCCCCCGGTGAGCTCCATCTTGTCGTCGGAACGGTTGACGGCCCACGCAGTGACGGGGGAGTCCGCGCTGAGCGCGTCGGCCCGGCCGGTGAGCACGGCGAGTGCCGCGTTGTCGCTGGTGTCGTAGGACAGGACCGTGATGGGGTCCTGTCCCGACTCCTCGCAGGCCGCGGACTTCGGCCGGACGTCGTCGGTGTCGGAGACGGTGGTGCGCTGGACCGCGACGGTGAGGCCGCAGGGCTGCTCCGGGTCGATGTCGTCACCCGTCTGCTGCGCCCACTGCACGCCGGCGTACATGTAGTTGACAAAGTCGAAGGTCTGCCGGCGTTCCTCGGTGTCGGTGAAGCCGGAGATGCCCATGTCCACCGTCCCGGCCTGCACGGACGGCAGGATGAGCGCGAAGTCCTGCTCGACCGGCTGGTACTTCAGGCCCATGACCGAGGCGATCGCGGCGCCGAGGTCCATCTCCACGCCGATGACCGCGCCGCTGGAGTCCTTGAACTCGAACGGGGCGAAGGGCGGGTTGGTGCCGGCGGTGAGCACGCCGTCAGCTGCCGCCTCCGCGGGGACCATCGCCGCGATCTCGAGCACCGTGTCCGGCAGGATG
This sequence is a window from Corynebacterium doosanense CAU 212 = DSM 45436. Protein-coding genes within it:
- the rsmD gene encoding 16S rRNA (guanine(966)-N(2))-methyltransferase RsmD — encoded protein: MTRIISGEARGRTIKVPAQGTRPTSDRAREGLFSSLQVRFGFLDAVVLDLFAGSGALGLEAASRGAQTVHLVEDNARACEVIRHNIGVVGHDDVRLHEMKASTYLATAPDDHFDMVLADPPYELADDAVTDMLHALVRTLRDGAAVVVERHVQSPETDWPAGFTPTGQKLKKRTFGIARMDMATYERTSENE
- a CDS encoding HNH endonuclease signature motif containing protein, translated to MLDVLTDTSRLADTDLITLLQSTHVDSNRHFAAFLVSLAEFDRRGFGLRAGASSTAAWLDRTLGIARSTSYGYLHTSRVLADFPLLTDRFLAGELSYSKVRLLERHLTEDNEADLVALALRLTYHELRLALAGRGSAPEGPAKDRLTIRIDEHGRYLLEANLSPALGAQLAAALKLGELASRRDIAEIDRERLADDEQLSGLLDETPAATRFGQASDALSGFIGMMNLARSSTSSAQRAPGAQVQVVMTEDGHAFLPGNPAAPAAALSGLMGNADFRGHLLDARGVHLKMGRRRRVVNGGQELALLVSWLFQCATPGCSHTRFLQFHHIRDWARGGLTDCENLIPLCSRCHSMFATGELRLAHHPTDAHRLVFGFPDGSTFVSRNRGLPQRDDRAKLPAIEEPEYREWGEGFDESTSVDSPA
- a CDS encoding amino acid ABC transporter ATP-binding protein, with protein sequence MTENLMIDAQQVWKSFGRLDVLKGIDLQVPKGTVTCLIGPSGSGKSTMLRCVNHLEKVNAGRLYVDGDLVGYREKEGVLHEISEKDAARQRADIGMVFQQFNLFPHRTALENIMEAPVQVKGVKPDEARKQGMDLLEQVGLAHKADAFPMQLSGGQQQRIAIARALAMEPKLMLFDEPTSALDPELVGDVLQVMKDLAARGMTMLVVTHEMGFAREVADDVVFMDAGVVVERGTPDELLGNPREPRTQSFLSTLLK
- the coaD gene encoding pantetheine-phosphate adenylyltransferase; amino-acid sequence: MNESRTVVCPGSFDPVTNGHLDIFTRAAEQFDRVIILVTGNPAKKSGLFSVDERKELIADVTSHLPNVTVDHWAGLLVDYTTAHRVTALVKGLRSSLDYDYEQPMAQMNRRLSGVDTFFVMTDEKFGYVSSSLCKEVVKYGGDITGLVPDVVLAAMKQKFRAQ
- a CDS encoding ABC transporter substrate-binding protein, which translates into the protein MTRRMLCAAVVASATVMSGCVTNTEDGHPEGWEPILPDTVLEIAAMVPAEAAADGVLTAGTNPPFAPFEFKDSSGAVIGVEMDLGAAIASVMGLKYQPVEQDFALILPSVQAGTVDMGISGFTDTEERRQTFDFVNYMYAGVQWAQQTGDDIDPEQPCGLTVAVQRTTVSDTDDVRPKSAACEESGQDPITVLSYDTSDNAALAVLTGRADALSADSPVTAWAVNRSDDKMELTGGLSMAAPYGFAVNKDSALGPAAAAALQYLIDTGAYRDILAQWGIEDGLIDEAMINEQPVEGLS
- a CDS encoding sulfite exporter TauE/SafE family protein, whose amino-acid sequence is MTMAILFVTVLVGALLQRVSGMGLGLIASPVLMLLFGPIEGILIVNLLAMINAGASTLTLWRDVDFKILAVIGPALIAGIIPGSFLVRELPTDPLLILVGLLLLLALGVVTVGKRFVPPIDGRLPAAVAGVIGGFMNTLAGAAGPAITVYAQAARWDQRRYAATLQPVFFIAGLGSFSIKLLLGAASFGSVDLLVWPVGIVALALGLFTGVRVAPRVPKPTGRAIALSLAGLGGLTAVVRGVLGMMN
- a CDS encoding amino acid ABC transporter permease; protein product: MTTPATRLEQHGRPERPERIEAKPLRHPGRWIFAFVLLALAVLFAVDALGREAYGWDTYRQYLLDTRVATAALHTIALTILAMIIGVVGGVLLAVMRMSPNPVFRGIAWVYLWIFRGTPIYVQLVFWGLLGAIYQSINLGFTEVSLENVLSSAFVLAFLGLGFNEAGYMAEIVRSGVSSVPAGQLEASKALGMGWGMTMRRTVLPQAMRIIIPPTGNELISMLKTTSLVVAIPYSHELYGRSTDIAASLFEPVPLLLVAATWYLAITSVLMIGQHYLEKYFERGSTRELTGRQLATLADAEGSVPRNVTVIPENNYQRGN